The genomic DNA ACGGACGCCCATGGCGACAATGCTGACCAAAGCGGGATTTTTCGCTTCAAGATACCGGGCGGTCGCGCGGGCGTTCACAAATGAAGCCAGCAGCACCTCGTCGGCCTGAGCCATGGCTGCGACCGCTCCGGTGACGCCGGAGGTGGTGCGGTGAATGATATTCCTGCCGTTAAAGAATTCCTTCCCCTTTTTCATGATCATCGCTGGGGAATTGGTCAGGTCAAACCCTTCGATGGGAACTTCATCCTTCTCCCCGACAAGGATTTTTTCATCGCCGCGCATGGCCAGACACCGGTCTATGTCTCCCTCCAGGATAATACCGGCCGCCCCGTAATGGAAAAGAAGGGGTTCGCAGGTAAAAGCCCGGAAAACATCGATGATCACCGCTGTCCCGCGCGCAGCGTTTGCTCCCTCCCACAATGAAAGCCTCTGTATCTCCATTGAAGACCTTTTTAAGGCTCGTGAAAAACCCTGTTTATTTGATAGATGCCGAAACAAGTTCGGCATGACACGTGTCATCCTGAACTCGTTGCCGCTTCGCGGGAACGATAAAACCGTTTCAGGATCTAAACACTCAAAATATGCGCAATTATTTATGTCGTCATGTCAATTATAAGGTTTTTCTCAGACCTTCAATCTTCCGGATTCTTCTTTACTTCGTTTTCAGCACCCCCCGGACGAGCCAGTTGCGAATACCCGGAGAATAGGGCAGGGCATCATCGCCCCCGAGAGAATCAAGGCTCACGGTACGGCCGGTAAGCCGCGACACATTTGTTGCGACAAGGGCGCGATGCTCTTCGAGAATGGCCTCATAGGGTCGGGGAACCTTTCGTTCGGCGTAAAAGTCGTGCAGGGCAATAAACATGTAATCGAACAGCTTGGGTCCGGCGGCGAAGACCTGGTTCCCGCCCATGCCGAAAACATTCACATGGTATGTGCCCGGATAGTTGCCGATATGGTTCATCCCCACCATGGGCGGCTGGCCGTCACGGGGCTTGTAGGTCAGCACGCAGAGAGAGCAGCCGAGGGGCTTTTTGTCATCGATCCATTTCCCGATGTCCAGAACATAATCGCCGGTGAAAAATGCGGACTCGATGCCTCCCCCCAGGCCGGCGTGTGCGAAATTGATAACATGGGGAAAATGCCAGGTGAAATGCGGTTCCCCGCAATACGCC from Candidatus Latescibacter sp. includes the following:
- a CDS encoding 2-phosphosulfolactate phosphatase — translated: MEIQRLSLWEGANAARGTAVIIDVFRAFTCEPLLFHYGAAGIILEGDIDRCLAMRGDEKILVGEKDEVPIEGFDLTNSPAMIMKKGKEFFNGRNIIHRTTSGVTGAVAAMAQADEVLLASFVNARATARYLEAKNPALVSIVAMGVRSKEKAPEDEYCGDYIESLLTGKPYDHIEAMRQILAHETAQKFLRGDKSYLPREDAAICIQRDLFPFTLRAELMGDIIMARKLIVADI